The Solibacillus sp. FSL W7-1464 genome contains a region encoding:
- a CDS encoding pectate lyase-like adhesive domain-containing protein, producing the protein MQQLKNISRLSLLLLIMVAGILTFSSTTQAANFKPYEYTFVEDETASKNFHGIRGVKQLNITFDQPIPVTDVSLGDISVVATTETKGATPTSVPMPIVEKPVISGNTVSVSFKNLDYIDYTDATKSYKLVIKSSAGLYVGQAEDLELPFAIHDILPGFKSVFLDLPASEIESKVFINNAPRDIFVHIPKYYLNKIETIHRYKGVVPTQEAAALTNIDILTDPAITRLKVNWNGSPLRDLEPHPSVKGFTLGYANDPTIDLENIGEFSLRAYDHYGRILDSSNFKINFPHDEYLANTNIKVSDYITKKASDFGKTYTLYDLMSKPKIFENILTSLSVEDLNKLGVTYANQLRTVAVNNIEQLQLAIQNPQITTINLTENIDLSDLADGLMINRDVTINGNKDENANYQLIGDVTLGDGSKNLRINLNNLDITGTLTISTGEGNVIATNVKVDGTDGVTSASVIIISGGINSIHFINFEAINGIYFANLKPVRLVVSNSEEQSKLNATLASDQQVTLEGTYGTVTAQHANAQLKVNGNISIDKWVVNPGMQLTVEYPVTAILPPEISGIIYKPVETEEDEEKEIVINLGKATAVEGILGVWGNAGKEVIFPRENEVISEITAWEVSNKNAFGMNSEVKLTGTILTILNLNIFELTEKEIILLADYNGKKYQVTVPVKVTIE; encoded by the coding sequence ATGCAACAATTAAAGAATATTTCCAGACTATCATTACTGCTTCTCATAATGGTAGCGGGAATTCTTACGTTTAGCAGTACTACACAGGCTGCAAATTTCAAACCTTATGAATACACTTTTGTTGAGGATGAAACAGCTTCAAAGAATTTTCATGGAATCCGTGGAGTAAAGCAGTTAAACATTACGTTTGATCAGCCGATTCCTGTCACGGATGTCTCACTTGGTGATATTTCGGTAGTAGCCACTACAGAAACTAAGGGGGCGACCCCGACTTCTGTTCCTATGCCGATTGTAGAGAAACCTGTTATTTCTGGAAATACAGTATCAGTCAGCTTTAAAAATCTGGATTACATAGATTATACAGATGCAACAAAAAGCTATAAATTAGTAATAAAATCAAGTGCAGGCCTTTATGTAGGACAAGCCGAAGATTTAGAGCTGCCATTTGCGATTCATGATATATTGCCTGGTTTTAAATCGGTCTTTTTAGATTTACCGGCTTCGGAAATCGAGTCGAAGGTGTTTATTAACAATGCCCCTCGTGATATTTTTGTTCATATTCCAAAATACTATTTAAATAAAATTGAAACAATCCACCGTTATAAAGGAGTTGTTCCAACACAAGAAGCGGCTGCTTTAACAAATATTGATATATTGACAGACCCTGCTATCACAAGATTGAAAGTAAATTGGAATGGGTCTCCACTTCGAGATTTAGAACCACACCCAAGCGTTAAAGGGTTTACATTAGGGTATGCAAATGACCCAACAATTGATCTTGAAAATATCGGAGAATTCTCCTTGAGAGCCTATGATCATTATGGACGGATTTTAGATTCATCCAACTTTAAAATCAACTTCCCGCATGATGAATATTTAGCGAATACAAATATAAAAGTTAGTGATTATATTACGAAAAAGGCAAGTGATTTTGGGAAAACTTATACATTATATGATTTAATGAGTAAACCAAAAATCTTTGAGAATATTTTAACAAGCTTATCCGTAGAAGATTTAAATAAATTAGGTGTTACGTATGCAAATCAATTACGGACTGTTGCGGTAAATAATATTGAGCAATTACAACTCGCGATACAAAATCCGCAAATTACAACAATCAATCTTACTGAGAATATTGATTTATCAGATCTTGCAGACGGATTAATGATTAATCGCGATGTTACAATTAACGGCAATAAAGACGAAAATGCAAATTACCAACTTATTGGTGATGTCACATTAGGCGATGGTTCAAAAAATTTAAGAATCAACTTAAATAATTTAGACATTACCGGAACATTAACAATTAGTACCGGGGAAGGAAATGTCATTGCTACAAACGTGAAGGTTGATGGTACAGACGGTGTAACAAGTGCTTCTGTAATTATTATAAGTGGCGGAATTAATTCGATTCATTTTATTAACTTTGAAGCAATCAACGGAATTTACTTTGCTAACTTAAAACCGGTTCGTCTTGTAGTATCGAATTCAGAAGAGCAAAGTAAATTAAATGCAACGCTGGCTAGTGACCAGCAAGTTACATTAGAAGGTACTTATGGAACGGTTACTGCACAACATGCAAATGCACAATTAAAAGTGAACGGCAATATTTCGATTGATAAATGGGTTGTTAATCCAGGTATGCAGTTAACAGTGGAATACCCAGTTACAGCAATCTTACCTCCAGAAATTTCAGGTATTATTTATAAACCTGTAGAAACTGAAGAAGATGAAGAAAAGGAAATTGTCATTAATTTAGGAAAAGCAACGGCAGTTGAAGGAATTTTAGGTGTATGGGGAAATGCAGGTAAGGAAGTAATTTTCCCTAGAGAAAATGAAGTGATATCTGAAATTACTGCATGGGAAGTTTCTAATAAAAATGCATTTGGAATGAATTCAGAAGTAAAGTTAACAGGCACAATATTAACTATTTTAAACTTAAACATTTTTGAGTTAACAGAGAAAGAAATTATCTTATTGGCTGATTATAATGGGAAAAAGTATCAAGTTACTGTTCCAGTGAAAGTAACGATTGAATAA